One Halalkalicoccus subterraneus DNA window includes the following coding sequences:
- a CDS encoding molybdopterin-dependent oxidoreductase has translation MATTDRSRERREEIEAILERKPGVREVRDEADRYTVVGAAGRGTYANWLTPIEEHFVCHRNAIPEIADDSWTITFSGGLDGETSVAELTDRFPMVAVAHTMECAGNGRGQHEPETASVQWGFEAAATAVWTGVPLSSVLRAFSDEIPESGWLTAIGGDPGEEGVFARSIPLEKATDDCILAVSINGQSIPAEHGYPVRLLVPGWYGVNSVKWLDELRLMDSMVTEGSLDRPGRHAKWQQEDYRIHPAGETPEPMETIETFDTWDQFESDEIDHPYTFDQNVMSLIGTPDGEDPIRAGSVDVCGVAWAGDDPVERVEVSFDGGEGWTEAERFGPDYAGAWRLFRTSWDAEPGTHTLVSRATDDRGRTQPATIGSPEEGFDSLDSGRYPWNEGGYAANAFLPNAVEVEVEPVE, from the coding sequence ATGGCTACCACCGACCGCTCGCGGGAGCGCCGCGAGGAGATCGAGGCGATCCTCGAACGCAAGCCGGGCGTCCGCGAGGTCCGGGACGAGGCCGACCGCTACACCGTCGTCGGGGCCGCGGGGCGGGGCACCTACGCGAACTGGCTGACGCCCATCGAGGAGCACTTCGTCTGTCACCGCAACGCGATCCCCGAGATCGCGGACGACTCCTGGACGATCACCTTTTCCGGCGGTCTCGACGGCGAGACCTCGGTGGCCGAACTCACAGATAGATTCCCTATGGTCGCGGTCGCCCACACGATGGAGTGTGCGGGAAACGGCCGCGGCCAGCACGAGCCCGAGACCGCAAGCGTCCAGTGGGGCTTCGAGGCCGCCGCCACGGCTGTCTGGACCGGCGTTCCCCTCAGTTCCGTTCTCCGAGCGTTCTCGGACGAGATCCCCGAATCGGGCTGGCTGACCGCCATCGGCGGCGACCCCGGCGAAGAGGGCGTCTTCGCGCGCTCAATCCCCCTCGAGAAGGCGACCGACGACTGCATCCTGGCCGTGAGTATCAACGGACAGTCGATCCCGGCCGAACACGGCTACCCAGTACGATTGCTCGTTCCGGGCTGGTACGGCGTCAACAGCGTGAAGTGGCTCGACGAGCTCCGACTCATGGACTCGATGGTCACGGAGGGATCGCTCGACCGTCCGGGCCGACACGCGAAGTGGCAACAGGAGGACTATCGGATCCACCCCGCGGGTGAGACCCCTGAGCCGATGGAAACCATCGAGACGTTCGACACGTGGGACCAGTTCGAGTCCGACGAGATCGACCATCCCTACACGTTCGACCAGAACGTGATGTCGCTGATCGGGACGCCCGACGGCGAGGACCCGATCCGCGCGGGCTCGGTCGACGTCTGTGGGGTCGCATGGGCGGGCGACGATCCGGTCGAGCGCGTCGAGGTCTCGTTTGATGGCGGCGAGGGTTGGACCGAGGCCGAGCGCTTCGGCCCCGACTACGCCGGCGCGTGGCGGCTCTTCCGGACCTCGTGGGACGCGGAACCGGGGACTCACACGCTCGTCTCGCGGGCGACCGACGACCGCGGGCGGACCCAACCGGCGACGATCGGCTCTCCCGAGGAAGGGTTCGATTCCCTCGATTCCGGGCGATACCCGTGGAATGAGGGCGGGTACGCCGCGAACGCCTTCCTGCCGAACGCCGTCGAAGTCGAGGTCGAGCCCGTCGAGTAG
- a CDS encoding DUF5815 family protein, translated as MATPRVPGDEAIELPCGESVSLAELDMGLREYSCTCGERHAVVMDVHPPSRFVPESIVVVLRETVETEDEFEEFGTPHVMGIVLEEFPDQVIAEDLSENGQVGYSMLWLTDFDSRRLHVIVVELLIELMEHAISHAEDSGATNEFEEQMLEFDVEAFVDDYRTAREFESEFDRPA; from the coding sequence ATGGCAACGCCCCGGGTCCCCGGCGACGAGGCGATCGAGCTTCCCTGTGGCGAGTCGGTCTCGCTTGCGGAACTCGACATGGGGCTTCGCGAGTATTCCTGTACCTGTGGCGAGCGCCACGCGGTCGTGATGGACGTCCACCCTCCCTCCCGGTTCGTCCCCGAATCCATCGTCGTGGTGCTCAGAGAGACCGTCGAGACCGAAGACGAGTTCGAGGAGTTCGGCACGCCACACGTCATGGGCATCGTTTTGGAGGAGTTTCCCGACCAGGTGATCGCCGAGGACCTCTCGGAGAACGGCCAGGTCGGGTATTCGATGCTCTGGCTGACGGACTTCGACTCGCGACGCCTGCACGTCATCGTCGTCGAGTTGCTGATCGAACTGATGGAACACGCAATCAGCCACGCCGAGGACTCGGGAGCCACGAACGAGTTCGAAGAGCAGATGCTCGAGTTCGACGTCGAGGCGTTCGTCGACGATTATCGAACGGCCCGCGAGTTCGAGAGCGAGTTCGACCGGCCGGCCTGA